A genomic window from Treponema maltophilum ATCC 51939 includes:
- a CDS encoding sugar phosphate isomerase/epimerase family protein, with protein sequence MELALASDFGIYELSPESMDCQLKKLADAGFSHVHWCHDWDFEYLYSKWEIIQIKELLEKYHLKAKGVHASEGNTRFRIIDGQHRFLNRHRLRDSRKDITSPYEYNRLSGIELVLNRVDLAHAIGAEEIVLHMVLPYEDFEADGAFKELYWKQAFKSFDEMESYCRAKRVRIAIENIMCTPKEYQFEQFDRLFDRYSPEYMGICFDSGHSILACTDCKHEFLERYYSRLVAVHLHDNKSVDMSLSTDRDGSIQQSDRHMLPFTGVTDWERVCELIAASPYKLPLILELIIPHKTLEEETEGLRKAKEAGEKLTRMVLAHRR encoded by the coding sequence ATGGAACTCGCATTGGCAAGCGATTTCGGGATCTACGAATTATCGCCCGAATCGATGGACTGTCAACTGAAGAAACTGGCGGACGCCGGCTTTTCGCACGTTCACTGGTGCCATGATTGGGATTTTGAATATTTGTACTCGAAATGGGAAATTATACAAATTAAAGAGCTGCTTGAAAAATATCATCTGAAAGCCAAGGGCGTCCACGCATCCGAAGGAAATACGCGTTTTAGGATTATCGACGGTCAGCACCGTTTTTTAAATCGGCACCGATTACGCGATTCAAGAAAAGACATCACTTCTCCCTATGAATACAACCGCTTGTCGGGCATAGAGCTGGTTTTAAACCGAGTCGATTTGGCGCACGCGATCGGCGCGGAAGAAATCGTTTTGCACATGGTGCTTCCCTATGAAGATTTTGAAGCGGACGGCGCCTTTAAAGAACTGTATTGGAAGCAGGCTTTTAAATCCTTCGATGAAATGGAATCCTATTGCAGGGCAAAAAGAGTACGGATTGCGATTGAAAACATTATGTGTACTCCGAAGGAATATCAGTTTGAACAATTTGACCGGTTGTTCGACCGCTATTCTCCCGAATACATGGGAATATGCTTTGATTCCGGGCATTCGATTTTGGCATGCACGGACTGTAAACATGAATTCCTTGAAAGATATTACAGCAGATTGGTTGCCGTTCATTTGCATGACAATAAGTCCGTCGATATGTCGCTTTCGACCGATCGGGACGGCTCAATCCAGCAGTCGGACAGGCACATGCTTCCCTTTACGGGAGTTACCGATTGGGAACGTGTGTGCGAATTGATCGCCGCTTCTCCCTATAAACTTCCGTTAATACTGGAACTGATTATTCCGCATAAAACCCTTGAAGAAGAAACGGAAGGATTGAGAAAGGCTAAGGAAGCCGGAGAAAAATTAACGCGGATGGTGCTTGCTCACCGCCGCTGA